The window AACAGAATGTGgtacaatacaaaataaaacatcaaagtgCAGGTAATTAGGGTGCTGTTTCAGAAGCAAAATCATAGGTACGTAAAACTGTTGGTTACACATCTACATGTATCACTCACACATGCACAATGCACTTACCAGATAACCAAATGGCTCCCTCCCACCACTCTATCCTTCCCCATGACGTCATTCCCTCTCTATGCTATGTAGAATCAGACTTTCAGACAACTGTtcctatctttattttactttacagcACTTATCCCCATTGTCTTCTCTGTTGCAGACATAATTTCTTGATAGGACTTCTGGCAGCAACAAGGACACAAACTATCTGGTCATGATGACTTGTAAAAAATATTCTAGGATGGGTTCTCATTAGCCTATTTTGTAACAAATGGTGACTCCTGGTTCAATACACACGTGGAGCCAGGAAGAGATGGTATCATCTGGGATAAATGTCAACTCTTGTGTTCACAAGGACAGGTTATGCTACTGAAGAATGTAGAAAATTTGCCTTGAGTAGATAAAAAGCAACAGCCACTACACATAATATTTAAGTACATGTTAAAAATGCCCTATTGAGCAGACAATGAAAAGGGTAAATTAATCAAACAATGCAGGGACAAATGGctatttatttggaagaatacAGAACTGCTTACCTCACAACACATTTAACAAGAAACACCACAGAGGGATATATGAATAATGTAATTTAACATAATGTCGGCTTCATGCATGTCAACAGACATACCTTCCACAGTGCTCAATTTCAAAAGGAATTTACTTGTGACAATACAAAAGCACAATGAAGTAAAAAGACTTCACTTTCAACTAGCAGAATAAGTTTATTTCTAATACTGAGACTTTACATAGGAATTTACAGAAACAAACACTGTGCTGCTTATTATCCATCGACTGCACCCAGACCTTCTCTCCACTTTCTGTATCCACCTGGGCTACTCTGCAAATAACATCTGGTTAGATTCTTCAAAGGGAGGCATCAGTAGTTCAGGGCCATGATTCTGGTAGGGAAAAGATCTCCTAGGAGATAGTCTCTCCTCCATGAGAGCAGCTCTTATTGGGCTCTGGTGACACTTGTTTCCATCCTTTGCCCCTTTATGACTTAGAATGGTCACGGCTTCTGGGTGATGCTAGTCTCTAGGTGCTTGAGCGTCCCTTGTTTCTGGCCCACGTCACTGTAGTAAGTCTACTGTGTACAATCCTCTTAGTTGGGGTagaattctgtttttcattaGAAGCAGGGCTGATACAAATAGTTATCTTTGTATTACCTTGTCAAAAGAAATCATTCTTCCTCCAAATCACTGTATAGAACACAAACACTTAGAACCTAAATACTCATCTATTGGAAGGCCTTCATCTAGAAGTAACAGACAGCCCTAAGGATAAAAAAGCAACCATTACCACCACAGTAATATGAAGTCCTAGCAGAGAACAGGCCCAGATGCAGTTATGTGGCTCAATGACATCCCCTCTGAGCCAGGCTTGTCCCATCTACTGCTATCTTCAGACTATTGCCCTTCAAGGTCACCAGCTATAATTTGgtatataacatacaaatatgaaaaagtccagggacatttgggtggctcagtggttgagagtctgcctttggctcagggcatgatcctggagtcctgggatcgagtcccatgtcgggctccctgcatggagcctgcttctcctctctctgcctgtgtctctgcctttctctctgtgtctctcatgaataaataaaatctttaaaaaaaaataaaaagaattaaaaaaaaaaaaagaaaaagtccagcATAAGAGAGACAATCTCCCCTTGTGTCTTCTCATGTCACAACAATAGTTTATCACTGAGGTCTTTCCCAGAAGAATCACAGAATATTTCCCAAACAGTTCAACAGAATCATTAGACTAGTATCTCCACGATTAACATAGATTCATCTGAATTTACTCCTAAATCATCTGggggaagaatggaaagagagacaaaacagAGCCCAGCAAGTAAAAAATAGAGTATGGGTGCTAGGTGGGCAGTGTCTCTTGGAACTGATGATTAGTGTGTTCCAAGGAGGTGCAGGAAACAGTAGgacaaaggaggcagagacagtaTATGACAccctattattttaaatacaaatacatagtTCCTGGGTCACATACAACATATCATGCCTAAATAGATACAATAATGAAATATCAAGAGTAAGAAAGTAGCATTCTAGTAAtactagaaattttatttgtgCTGTGCAGTGACTATTCCTGTTCATAAATGATGTTAACCTTTGCAAAACTCACATAAATATCACAGTTATTAACAGCACTTACACTATGGACTGACCCAGAGGCAGCTAAAAACCCTCAGTGGCTTCTTTAGGGAAGTAGTAGATTAGTAACAAGGGCCATACTAATTCATATACGCTAGCAACATCAGAGGGAAGGTTGGTGATGTGGTTTTAAGAGAACATATACTGGCCAAACTATAAAGAGACTCAAGTAGTATTTACAATTAAGACTGATGCAgaggtagttaaaaaaaaaaaaactcacaaaaacaaATTTGGGGTTCTTCACTCAAGAGGCAGTTCAGCAATAATGGCCAtaaccatttatttatgtcaggAAATGGGAGAGGGGGATATGtagtttgttcaaattttccagatatattttcatatatacacacacacacacacacacacacacacagtggtgtgctggtaagtATTTGACAACAGGTTCTCTGAGGAAATTAAAACCCTGGTTTGTAGAGTTTGCCAATGTCCAGGGCCTAAGTCCTCCCACTAAAGCCGACCTACTCACAGGACAACACTGAGTGCAGAGGCGGGAAGAGATGTGCAGTAGCATGTTATATGGTATTTTTACCATGCCATTTGATAATATAGGTGACCCAAAGAACAAAGATAAGagcaaaatgttataaaataattaggaaatgatGAGTGCTGAATATTTACTACCCTTGGTTttaatataacttaatttttaaataatgactgTTTAAGAACTggctcacaaaattcctgaaaatttaacttTCAGCAGTTGCAAGCCAGCATGAGCTTATTCCAACACACCACTGCATACGTGGGGGTATGTGTGTATAAACagatttacatatacatatatatacatatataattatatcaacCTATAAAGACACTGGTGGTGTTTAGTGTGGGAGATATTAATATAAACCGTAACACTTATTTAAGTACGGATATTTTCTCTTCACAAGTATACAAATCAAGCATACCTCCAAATTCTGCTATATTACTATTACTATATCAGGCCTGCAAACATCAGGACTCTTCACACTATTGtgattcaactttttttaaacttcagatcCCACTGTAAATATAGGTATGAATGAACACCATCCACTATGTTTACAATAAAATTTGGTATCACATCTGGAATATGACACAACATAAATCCTAGACAAAGATTTCTACAACATTCTTTAAGTGAATAAATTTCCCCTCAATATAAATTTTCTGATGAAAAGTTTCAGTTTTTCTTGAGCACTTTCACATATTCAAAATATCAGTAAGTTTTATTCCAGTATTAATTACTTGAAGTACGACAAGACATCACTTTCTAGTAATGTAAGACATTCTTTGGGCTTCATTCATCTTGTTTTTAGAAATGGTGTAAGAATTTGAATGGGTGGGTGAAGGCTTCTGGACATCAGGATGTGGAAAGAGCCTTCACCCttgtgtgaattctctgatgttttGTGAGTACTGACCTCTGACTGAATGTTTTCCCACATCCATCACACTCATAGGGTTTCTCCCCtgtgtgagttctctgatgtTTAGTGAGAGCAGATTTTTCACAAAAGGTTTTCCCACACTCGTTACACTTATAGGGTTTCTCCCCTGTGTGAGTTCTTTGATGTACGATGAGGTTTGACTTCACACAGAAGgacttcccacattcattacacataaagggtttctctcctgtgtgtgttCTCTGATGGACAGTTAGGGCTGACCTGTGGCAGAAGGATTTCCTACATGTATTACATTCATACGGTTTCTCCCCTGTATGCGTTCTCTGATGTTCTGTAAGATTTGACTTTACACAGAATGTTTTTCCACACtgcttacattcatagggtttttcTCCTGTATGTGTTCGCTGATGGTTGGTAAGGTGTGGTTTCTGACAaaaggatttcccacattcagtacattcatagggtttctctcctgtgtgtgttCTTTGATGCTGGGTGAGGTTTGACTTCTCCCAGAATGTTTTCCCACATTCACCACATTCAAAAGTTTTTTCACCTGAGTGAGCTCTTCGAAGTTGGGTGAGATGTGACTTTTTgttgaaattatttccattttcattgtgCTCGTAAGGTTTTTTGCCCATGTGTACTATCTGATGTTTAAAGAGGGCTGATTTTTCCCATGTTTTATGATCTACTTTATATTCATGGGGAATCTTTCTTGCATAGGTTTCTTGATGAATAATGAAAGTTGAGTTATCACATAAGGTTTGCCCATATTCATTGTATTCATAAGGAGTCTCCCCTGTAAGAGTTCTCTGATGTCCCAATCTTAAATCTGTATAAAAGGACTTCCCACAAATATTGCATTCATATGGCTCCATCTCTAAATGAGTAGTCTGAGATAAACTGAGTTCTAAACTGTGGATGAGGGTTCTTCCACATGCATTATATTTACAGAGCGTCTCTCCAATctgtattttcttgtttgtaaaaAAGGCTGCTTCCTCATGGAAGCCTTGTCCATTTTCATTATATTCAGAAGGCTGATCAAAAATTGGCTGATTGAGATTGTGGCTATGATTGAGCACATTCCTTTTTTGATTGTATTTATAAGATTTCCCCCCAGGAGGAGTTTTCTCATGCCTAATATCCAGGAGCAATTTCTCATAGACATTAAACTCATCAGGCTTCTTTCCAGAATAGTTCTTCCTACTAATAATTAAgcctgaaatatttttcaaactcaTTTCACACGAGTCACATATCTTATATGGAAAATTTCTTGAAGGAACAGAATCTGTGCCCAGATTGAAAGCTTTCCTGACTCTATCACCACTATCTATATTTACTGTTTTGTTGGCGGTGAAAGCAAGTTGCCAAAAATGTTCGTCTTCATTGTTCTGGCTGCTCTCTATCAGGTCAGCAACTTTCCAGTCttctagaaatgagaaaaataacattttatgaatCCTAGTACACTTTCTAATGGGACTGAACTCACACAAATGACCCTTTCATGTAGTTGATTCTTTTGTTTTAGGCTCAGTTTTCTGGTGTAAACTAAATCCAAGCATACATTTCCTTTATCCTCCTGGttcaatggaaaataaatacaCGCTGCAgtaaaaacaaggaaaggaaactggtgatgatatgtaacattttaaatataaaaccttCAAAACTGGACATAAAAGGGTGAAAATTCAAAGTACAGGGAGCTGGGAGTGACTGATTCAGGGAAACTCAGAATGGGGTAAGCCCAAAAGAGACACTGCACACTGAATAAAGTGATGGTAGAGACTAGTGGACAAGGCTTACAGAGGAAGAACTATGTTTGTGGGAGACAGAACAGTTCAGTCCTTATCCCTTCATGTAAAGATTTCTAGGGAAGGATTCCTGCTGAAGCACATGCTTCTATTCTGTGCACCAAAACATCCTCAGGTTCAATCAAGAAGTCCTATAACCCAgaatctagtttttcttttaaattattttataagacatcaccattttaaaaaaggCTATAAGGGGCaggctagagaaaataaaataaactcaacacAATGAGTAGGGATCAGAGATTTTCTGAGAGATATCCACTCAGGAAGCAGGAAACTCAGAGAACTAAATGAATTCAAAAAGAGagttttttcaaacaaaaaataataaactacaaATAGACTGAGAAACACAGCAGAGGAAGAATTCTGAGGCAGATCACAGTTCATGTCCTTATCTTCTCACAGCTTGACTACTATGGTAGGATCCTCCCTAGTATGCATGCTGAGAAGCCATTACTATGTACCATGCACTGTTTAAACACTTTACGTGTATGATATTAATTTAAGTAtctgaaaagcaaagcaaacaagaATGAAAGTTGTAGATAGAAGAGAAAGCATTTATAAGTGAAATTTAAGATACAAGACAGTATGGGGTCTAGTGTAAATTCTGGAGagcagacaaaaaagaaacaagatagatAGAACAAGAGGACCACAATGTAACAGTCAATGAAAGGagactttaattttatttcttaataagtaGCAACTCTGTCAGGCTAGTGAAAGATAAACTGGTAATATaggtaacaaaataaaaatcagttagGAATTAGATCAAGCTAGGGATGAGGGAATGTACAGTTCTGGTTTTGAGTGGGATCAGTGAGaagtgagaaaacagaaagatacGGAAGTTGGTTTTGACAGGCATgcaacgggatccctgggtggcgcagcggtttagcgcctgcctttggcccagggcgcgatcctggaga is drawn from Vulpes vulpes isolate BD-2025 chromosome 4, VulVul3, whole genome shotgun sequence and contains these coding sequences:
- the ZNF248 gene encoding zinc finger protein 248 isoform X1; its protein translation is MNSSQEQVSFKDVCVDFTQEEWYLLDPAQKILYRDVILENYSHFVSVGYCITKPEVVFKIEQGEEPWILEAGFPSHCHQEDWKVADLIESSQNNEDEHFWQLAFTANKTVNIDSGDRVRKAFNLGTDSVPSRNFPYKICDSCEMSLKNISGLIISRKNYSGKKPDEFNVYEKLLLDIRHEKTPPGGKSYKYNQKRNVLNHSHNLNQPIFDQPSEYNENGQGFHEEAAFFTNKKIQIGETLCKYNACGRTLIHSLELSLSQTTHLEMEPYECNICGKSFYTDLRLGHQRTLTGETPYEYNEYGQTLCDNSTFIIHQETYARKIPHEYKVDHKTWEKSALFKHQIVHMGKKPYEHNENGNNFNKKSHLTQLRRAHSGEKTFECGECGKTFWEKSNLTQHQRTHTGEKPYECTECGKSFCQKPHLTNHQRTHTGEKPYECKQCGKTFCVKSNLTEHQRTHTGEKPYECNTCRKSFCHRSALTVHQRTHTGEKPFMCNECGKSFCVKSNLIVHQRTHTGEKPYKCNECGKTFCEKSALTKHQRTHTGEKPYECDGCGKTFSQRSVLTKHQRIHTRVKALSTS
- the ZNF248 gene encoding zinc finger protein 248 isoform X2, translated to MNSSQEEWYLLDPAQKILYRDVILENYSHFVSVGYCITKPEVVFKIEQGEEPWILEAGFPSHCHQEDWKVADLIESSQNNEDEHFWQLAFTANKTVNIDSGDRVRKAFNLGTDSVPSRNFPYKICDSCEMSLKNISGLIISRKNYSGKKPDEFNVYEKLLLDIRHEKTPPGGKSYKYNQKRNVLNHSHNLNQPIFDQPSEYNENGQGFHEEAAFFTNKKIQIGETLCKYNACGRTLIHSLELSLSQTTHLEMEPYECNICGKSFYTDLRLGHQRTLTGETPYEYNEYGQTLCDNSTFIIHQETYARKIPHEYKVDHKTWEKSALFKHQIVHMGKKPYEHNENGNNFNKKSHLTQLRRAHSGEKTFECGECGKTFWEKSNLTQHQRTHTGEKPYECTECGKSFCQKPHLTNHQRTHTGEKPYECKQCGKTFCVKSNLTEHQRTHTGEKPYECNTCRKSFCHRSALTVHQRTHTGEKPFMCNECGKSFCVKSNLIVHQRTHTGEKPYKCNECGKTFCEKSALTKHQRTHTGEKPYECDGCGKTFSQRSVLTKHQRIHTRVKALSTS
- the ZNF248 gene encoding zinc finger protein 248 isoform X3, which gives rise to MSLKNISGLIISRKNYSGKKPDEFNVYEKLLLDIRHEKTPPGGKSYKYNQKRNVLNHSHNLNQPIFDQPSEYNENGQGFHEEAAFFTNKKIQIGETLCKYNACGRTLIHSLELSLSQTTHLEMEPYECNICGKSFYTDLRLGHQRTLTGETPYEYNEYGQTLCDNSTFIIHQETYARKIPHEYKVDHKTWEKSALFKHQIVHMGKKPYEHNENGNNFNKKSHLTQLRRAHSGEKTFECGECGKTFWEKSNLTQHQRTHTGEKPYECTECGKSFCQKPHLTNHQRTHTGEKPYECKQCGKTFCVKSNLTEHQRTHTGEKPYECNTCRKSFCHRSALTVHQRTHTGEKPFMCNECGKSFCVKSNLIVHQRTHTGEKPYKCNECGKTFCEKSALTKHQRTHTGEKPYECDGCGKTFSQRSVLTKHQRIHTRVKALSTS